A single window of Mycosarcoma maydis chromosome 1, whole genome shotgun sequence DNA harbors:
- a CDS encoding uncharacterized protein (related to SYF2 - pre-mRNA-splicing factor) — MARKSTRAANKCDEHKPVCKPARITETSASLSTTAHQSEAGGITDTSANASTARHEVLLAEQPMPQTTPASTNAELTASEAVPQAEPSTCASTGKPTMEERQARLSALRSKMSASSRANRREILDEQSRARTLSQAGASTSSRKLAKAHRLLEERDMLECGIDIERQRNLNYSVQDSEAWDLKLEQKHRKKDAGLIDFVDAAERAYQRQVNALKPHTSRSTTQKDQHAVHASSPATGTLVRNQSTPIDELQYGSHVPTDDAVDRVITHLNHEKQLIRNRSRARNNDDSDINYINDSNRHFNKKLKRFYDKQTQEIRENLERGTAL; from the coding sequence ATGGCGCGCAAAAGTACACGAGCAGCCAACAAGTGCGACGAGCACAAACCTGTATGCAAACCCGCGCGCATCACCGAGACATCAGCGTCTTTGTCAACAACGGCGCATCAATCCGAAGCAGGTGGCATCACAGATACGAGCGCAAACGCTAGCACGGCGAGACATGAAGTACTGCTAGCCGAACAACCGATGCCGCAAACGACGCCTGCGTCCACGAACGCCGAGCTCACTGCATCCGAAGCTGTACCCCAAGCCGAGCCGTCAACGTGTGCATCCACCGGGAAGCCGACCATGGAAGAACGACAGGCGAGGCTGTCTGCTCTGCGATCCAAGATGTCTGCCTCGTCACGAGCGAACCGCCGCGAGATTCTGGACGAACAATCGCGCGCACGCACGCTTTCGCAAGCAGGTGCATCTACGTCTTCACGCAAGCTAGCCAAGGCGCACAGGCTGCTTGAAGAGCGAGACATGCTTGAATGCGGGATCGACATTGAACGTCAGCGCAACCTGAACTATTCGGTCCAAGACAGTGAGGCGTGGGATTTGAAATTAGAGCAAAAACACAGGAAAAAAGATGCAGGACTGATCGATTTCGTAGATGCTGCCGAACGCGCATATCAGCGACAGGTGAATGCGCTCAAGCCGCACACATCCAGAAGCACGACTCAGAAAGACCAGCATGCAGTGCATGCGAGCAGCCCTGCTACCGGCACGCTCGTCCGAAACCAATCCACACCAATCGATGAGCTCCAGTACGGATCTCATGTCCCTACAGACGATGccgtcgatcgagtcaTCACGCATCTCAACCACGAAAAACAGCTCATCCGAAATCGAAGCCGCGCCAGAAACAACGACGATTCCGATATCAACTACATCAACGATTCCAATCGTCACTTTAACAAAAAACTCAAACGCTTCTATGATAAGCAAACCCAAGAGATCAGGGAAAATCTTGAACGAGGTACCGCTCTCTAA
- a CDS encoding Rag GTPase GTR1 (related to GTR1 - GTP-binding protein): MKRKVLLMGQSGCGKTSMRSLIFSSYRAADTRRLGSTLDVEHSHVRFLGNLVLNLWDCGGQQSYMDSYLDKQRSQVFSTVGVLIYVFDLVAAAEGGDEDQTEWERDLRYYKDCVSALYQYSPDAQVFCLLHKMDLIDKSRRAAVYSHRVKQLRRKSKEVAHAAGSKADGFRVQCFATSIWDESLYRAWSRIVQTQIPALSVLERHLQLFVDTCSASEVVVFERTTFLVIAKAFGTSTKEALSSSFEKARLGASSGFSYDEDEEGMEGFRDTQGKLPNTSLGSGFFHASDSAFSSSSSSTSKPTSTALDPERFEKVSELIKNFKLSCQKLPAKTSQSEFQAMELRTSTFSAYIDSLTSNTYIMILIADPAIHLASVKLNVQLARDHFERLQAINLHP, translated from the coding sequence ATGAAGCGCAAAGTGCTGCTTATGGGCCAATCCGGCTGCGGGAAAACGTCGATGCGTTCGCTCATCTTCTCCTCCTACCGAGCGGCCGACACACGGCGACTCGGCTCCACACTCGACGTTGAACATTCACATGTGCGCTTCCTCGGAAACCTCGTGCTCAACCTGTGGGATTGTGGCGGTCAGCAGTCATACATGGACTCGTACCTCGACAAACAACGTTCGCAGGTGTTTTCTACCGTCGGCGTGCTCATCTACGTCTTCGACCTCGTCGCCGCCGCAGAGGGAGGAGACGAAGATCAAACCGAATGGGAACGTGATCTGCGCTACTACAAGGACTGTGTCTCGGCGCTGTACCAGTACAGCCCGGATGCGCAGGTGTTCTGCCTGTTGCACAAGATGGATCTCATCGACAAGTCTAGGAGGGCAGCAGTATATTCTCACCGTGTCAAGCAGTTGAggcgcaagagcaaggaGGTAGCACATGCAGCAGGTAGCAAAGCCGACGGTTTCAGGGTGCAATGCTTTGCCACAAGCATCTGGGACGAAAGCTTGTACCGCGCTTGGAGCCGAATTGTGCAGACCCAGATTCCGGCGCTGAGCGTGCTCGAGAGGCATCTGCAGCTGTTTGTCGATACgtgctcggcgagcgaAGTGGTCGTGTTTGAACGTACCACCtttctcgtcatcgccaaagCGTTTGGAACGTCCACCAAAGAAGCGCTATCCTCTTCGTTTGAAAAGGCTCGGCTTGGTGCCAGCTCAGGCTTCAGCtacgacgaggacgaagaaggcATGGAAGGCTTCCGCGATACCCAAGGTAAATTACCCAACACCTCACTAGGTTCCGGCTTCTTCCACGCATCCGACTCGgccttctcctcctcctcgtcgtccacctcgAAACCCACCTCGACAGCGTTGGACCCGGAACGCTTCGAAAAGGTCTCGGAACTCATCAAGAACTTCAAGCTCTCCTGCCAGAAGCTGCCCGCTAAAACGTCGCAATCCGAGTTCCAGGCGATGGAACTCAGAACATCCACCTTTTCGGCTTACATCGACAGTCTCACCTCGAATACGTACATCATGATCCTCATCGCCGACCCCGCCATCCATCTCGCAAGCGTCAAACTCAACGTCCAGCTCGCTAGAGATCATTTTGAACGTCTGCAGGCAATCAACCTGCATCCATAG